In one Parageobacillus genomosp. 1 genomic region, the following are encoded:
- the atpD gene encoding F0F1 ATP synthase subunit beta, which produces MTKGRVIQVMGPVVDVKFENGHLPAIYNALKIQHKARNENEVDIDLTLEVALHLGDDTVRTIAMASTDGLIRGMEVIDTGAPISVPVGEVTLGRVFNVLGQPIDLEGEIPADARRDPIHRPAPKFEELATEVEILETGIKVVDLLAPYIKGGKIGLFGGAGVGKTVLIQELIHNVAQEHGGISVFAGVGERTREGNDLYHEMKDSGVISKTAMVFGQMNEPPGARMRVALTGLTMAEYFRDEQGQDVLLFIDNIFRFTQAGSEVSALLGRMPSAVGYQPTLATEMGQLQERITSTAVGSITSIQAIYVPADDYTDPAPATTFAHLDATTNLERKLAEMGIYPAVDPLASTSRALAPEIVGEEHYQVARKVQQTLQRYRELQDIIAILGMDELSDEDKLVVARARRIQFFLSQNFHVAEQFTGQPGSYVPVKETVRGFKEILEGKYDHIPEDAFRLVGRIEEVVERAKQMGVEV; this is translated from the coding sequence ATGACAAAAGGACGCGTTATTCAAGTTATGGGTCCGGTTGTAGACGTAAAGTTCGAAAACGGGCATCTTCCTGCGATCTACAACGCTCTGAAAATCCAACATAAAGCGCGCAATGAAAACGAAGTCGACATCGACTTGACATTGGAAGTAGCACTTCACCTTGGCGACGATACGGTCCGTACGATTGCGATGGCATCGACAGACGGATTGATTCGTGGAATGGAAGTCATTGACACAGGTGCGCCAATTTCCGTTCCAGTCGGAGAAGTCACCCTTGGCCGTGTATTCAACGTATTAGGGCAACCGATCGACTTAGAAGGGGAAATTCCGGCTGATGCGCGTCGTGACCCAATCCATCGCCCAGCGCCAAAGTTTGAAGAACTTGCAACAGAAGTAGAAATTTTGGAAACAGGTATTAAAGTCGTTGACCTGCTTGCTCCATACATTAAAGGTGGAAAAATCGGTCTATTCGGCGGTGCTGGTGTAGGAAAAACGGTTTTAATCCAAGAGCTTATTCATAACGTTGCGCAAGAGCACGGTGGTATTTCCGTATTCGCTGGCGTAGGGGAACGCACTCGTGAAGGAAACGACCTTTACCATGAAATGAAAGATTCTGGCGTTATCAGCAAAACTGCGATGGTGTTCGGACAAATGAACGAGCCGCCTGGTGCACGGATGCGCGTTGCGTTGACCGGATTAACGATGGCGGAATATTTCCGTGATGAGCAAGGACAAGACGTGTTGCTCTTTATCGACAACATTTTCCGTTTCACGCAGGCCGGTTCCGAGGTTTCGGCGCTATTAGGCCGCATGCCTTCTGCCGTAGGTTATCAACCGACGCTTGCGACAGAAATGGGTCAATTGCAAGAACGTATCACTTCAACAGCGGTTGGTTCTATCACATCGATTCAAGCGATTTACGTCCCAGCGGACGACTATACCGACCCAGCTCCAGCAACAACGTTCGCTCACTTGGACGCAACGACGAACCTGGAGCGGAAACTTGCGGAAATGGGTATTTATCCGGCCGTGGATCCGCTTGCGTCCACATCGCGCGCGCTTGCGCCTGAAATCGTCGGCGAAGAACATTACCAAGTAGCGCGCAAAGTGCAACAAACGTTGCAACGCTATAGAGAATTGCAAGATATTATCGCGATTCTCGGTATGGATGAGCTATCCGATGAGGATAAACTGGTCGTTGCTCGCGCTCGCCGCATTCAATTCTTCTTATCGCAAAACTTCCACGTCGCGGAGCAGTTTACCGGCCAGCCAGGTTCCTATGTGCCTGTTAAAGAAACGGTACGCGGCTTTAAAGAAATTTTGGAAGGAAAATACGACCATATTCCAGAAGATGCTTTCCGCTTAGTAGGGCGCATTGAAGAAGTCGTTGAAAGAGCGAAGCAAATGGGCGTAGAAGTTTAA
- a CDS encoding F0F1 ATP synthase subunit gamma: MASLRDIKKRINATKKTSQITKAMEMVSASKLNRAEMNAKSFVPYMEKMQEVVANVALGAGNATHPMLVSRPVKKTGYLVITSDRGLAGAYNSNVLRTVYQTIQQRHQSPDEYAIIVIGRVGLSFFKKRNLPVVLNIAGLPDQPSFADIQAIANKTVGLFTDGTFDELYMYYNHYVSAIQQEVTERKLLPLTDIVDNKQRTTYEFEPSQEEILDVLLPQYAESLIYGALLDAKASEHAARMTAMKNATDNAHELIRTLTLSYNRARQAAITQEITEIVAGANALQ; this comes from the coding sequence TTGGCATCCTTACGCGACATTAAGAAGCGCATCAACGCGACAAAGAAAACGAGCCAAATTACAAAGGCGATGGAGATGGTTTCCGCTTCGAAGCTAAACCGTGCGGAAATGAACGCGAAATCGTTTGTTCCATATATGGAAAAAATGCAAGAAGTCGTGGCGAACGTCGCGCTCGGTGCCGGCAATGCGACCCATCCAATGTTGGTTTCGCGCCCGGTGAAAAAGACGGGATATTTGGTGATCACATCGGATCGCGGCTTGGCAGGAGCGTATAACAGCAACGTTCTTCGCACCGTGTACCAAACGATTCAACAGCGCCATCAATCGCCGGATGAATATGCAATTATTGTCATTGGCCGTGTCGGTTTAAGCTTTTTCAAAAAGAGAAATTTACCGGTCGTTTTAAATATTGCTGGGTTGCCGGACCAACCTTCTTTTGCGGATATTCAAGCAATTGCGAATAAGACGGTCGGCTTGTTTACAGATGGTACGTTTGATGAGTTGTATATGTACTACAACCATTACGTCAGTGCGATCCAACAAGAAGTAACGGAAAGAAAGCTGCTGCCGTTAACGGATATAGTCGATAACAAACAACGGACAACGTACGAATTTGAACCTTCTCAAGAAGAAATTTTAGATGTGCTGTTGCCGCAATATGCCGAAAGCCTTATTTATGGTGCGCTGTTAGATGCGAAAGCAAGCGAGCATGCAGCAAGGATGACAGCGATGAAAAATGCGACGGACAACGCGCACGAGCTTATTCGTACGCTTACCCTTTCCTACAACCGTGCTCGTCAAGCAGCGATTACCCAAGAGATCACGGAAATCGTGGCGGGAGCAAACGCGTTGCAATAA